In Mycolicibacterium alvei, a single window of DNA contains:
- a CDS encoding 3-oxoacyl-ACP reductase — MTDDAQIDLSGKVAVVTGAAAGLGRAEAIGLAKAGATVVVNDMAGALDASDVLDEIAAAGSKGVAVAGDISARSTADELVATADGLGGLGIVVNNAGITRDRILFNMSDEEWDAVIAVHLRGHFLLTRNAAAYWRSKAKAGDGTVYGRIINTSSEAGLSGPVGQPNYGAAKAGITALTVSAARALERFGVRANAIAPRARTAMTAGVFGDAPEAAEGQVDPLSTDHVVTLVRFLAAPASEAVNGQLFIVYGPTVTLVAPPTAEKQFTADSAAWNPAELSETLHEYFAGRDPERGFSATELMASRD, encoded by the coding sequence ATGACCGACGACGCTCAGATCGACTTGTCCGGAAAGGTGGCCGTGGTCACCGGCGCGGCCGCAGGCTTGGGCCGTGCCGAGGCGATCGGACTGGCCAAGGCCGGCGCCACCGTGGTGGTCAACGACATGGCGGGTGCTCTGGACGCCTCGGACGTCCTCGACGAGATCGCGGCCGCAGGCTCCAAGGGTGTTGCCGTGGCCGGGGACATCAGCGCGCGCTCGACCGCCGATGAACTGGTCGCGACCGCCGACGGTCTGGGTGGACTGGGCATCGTCGTCAACAACGCGGGTATCACCCGCGACCGCATCTTGTTCAACATGAGCGACGAGGAGTGGGACGCGGTCATCGCGGTGCATTTGCGCGGCCACTTCCTGCTGACCCGCAATGCCGCGGCCTACTGGCGCAGCAAGGCCAAGGCGGGGGACGGCACGGTGTACGGCCGGATCATCAACACCTCCTCAGAGGCCGGGCTGTCGGGTCCGGTCGGTCAGCCGAACTACGGGGCCGCCAAGGCGGGCATCACCGCGCTCACCGTGTCGGCGGCCCGGGCGCTGGAGCGCTTCGGGGTACGGGCCAACGCGATCGCGCCGCGGGCCCGCACGGCCATGACCGCGGGGGTCTTCGGCGATGCGCCCGAGGCAGCCGAGGGGCAGGTCGACCCGCTGTCGACGGACCATGTCGTCACTCTTGTGCGATTCCTGGCCGCGCCGGCGTCCGAAGCGGTCAACGGTCAGCTGTTCATCGTCTATGGTCCAACTGTCACGTTGGTTGCGCCGCCCACGGCTGAGAAGCAGTTCACTGCAGACTCCGCTGCGTGGAACCCGGCAGAACTCAGCGAGACACTGCACGAGTACTTTGCTGGGCGTGACCCCGAGCGTGGATTCTCAGCCACTGAGCTGATGGCGTCACGAGACTGA
- a CDS encoding MlaE family ABC transporter permease, with protein MIEQLAVPARAVGGFVEMSLDTFAKMFRRPFQLKEFLDQTWMIARVSLVPTLLVAIPFTVLVAFTLNILLREIGAADLSGAGTAFGTITQLGPVVTVLVVAGAGATAICADLGARTIREEIDAMRVLGIDPIQRLVVPRVLASMFVALLLNGLVCAIGIAGGYVFSVFLQGVNPGAFINGLTVLTGLGELVLAEIKALLFGVVAGLVGCYRGLTVKGGPKGVGNAVNETVVYAFICLFVINVIMTAIGVRVLVR; from the coding sequence TTGATCGAACAGCTTGCGGTTCCGGCCCGGGCCGTGGGCGGTTTCGTCGAGATGTCCTTGGACACGTTCGCCAAGATGTTCCGCCGACCATTCCAGCTCAAGGAATTCCTTGATCAAACCTGGATGATCGCCCGCGTCTCGCTGGTTCCGACCCTGCTCGTCGCCATCCCGTTCACGGTGCTGGTGGCATTCACCCTCAACATCCTGCTCCGCGAGATCGGCGCCGCGGACCTGTCCGGTGCCGGCACCGCCTTCGGCACCATCACCCAGCTCGGCCCGGTCGTGACCGTGCTGGTCGTGGCCGGAGCGGGCGCGACCGCGATCTGTGCCGATCTGGGCGCCCGCACCATCCGCGAAGAGATCGACGCGATGCGGGTGCTCGGTATCGACCCCATCCAGCGTCTGGTCGTACCGCGGGTGTTGGCGTCGATGTTCGTCGCGTTGCTGCTCAACGGTCTGGTGTGTGCGATCGGCATCGCCGGTGGCTACGTCTTCTCGGTGTTTCTGCAGGGCGTGAACCCCGGCGCCTTCATCAACGGCCTGACCGTGCTGACCGGCCTCGGCGAATTGGTGCTGGCAGAGATCAAGGCCTTGCTGTTCGGCGTGGTAGCCGGACTGGTCGGGTGCTATCGCGGGTTGACCGTCAAAGGAGGCCCGAAGGGTGTCGGTAACGCAGTGAATGAAACGGTCGTCTACGCCTTCATCTGCCTGTTCGTCATCAACGTCATCATGACGGCTATCGGGGTCCGGGTGCTTGTCCGATGA
- a CDS encoding MlaE family ABC transporter permease → MSYDATLRFRRLFRSVPKSIDNVGEQALFYGETMRYIPNAVTRYRKETIRLVAEMTLGTGALVMIGGTVGVAAFLTLASGGVIAVQGYSSLGNIGIEALTGFLSAFLNVRIIAPVIAGIALAATIGAGATAQLGAMRVAEEIDAVEAMAVHAVSYLVSTRLIAGMITIVPLYSLSVLAAFFAARFTTVFINGQSAGLYDHYFNTFLIPSDLLWSFLQAIVMAIAVMLVHTYYGYNASGGPVGVGIAVGQAVRTSLIVVVTITLFISLAVYGASGNFNLSG, encoded by the coding sequence ATGAGCTATGACGCCACCCTCCGCTTCCGGCGGCTGTTCCGCAGCGTGCCCAAGTCGATCGACAATGTCGGCGAGCAGGCACTGTTCTACGGCGAGACGATGCGTTACATCCCCAACGCCGTCACCCGCTACCGCAAGGAGACCATCCGCCTGGTCGCGGAGATGACCCTGGGTACGGGTGCGCTGGTGATGATCGGTGGAACCGTCGGTGTCGCGGCATTTCTGACGCTGGCCTCGGGTGGCGTCATTGCGGTTCAGGGCTATTCGTCGCTTGGCAACATCGGCATTGAGGCGCTGACCGGCTTCCTGTCGGCTTTCCTCAACGTGCGCATCATCGCACCGGTGATCGCGGGTATTGCCCTGGCCGCCACGATCGGCGCGGGAGCCACCGCGCAGCTCGGCGCGATGCGGGTGGCCGAGGAGATCGACGCCGTCGAGGCGATGGCCGTGCACGCGGTGTCCTATCTGGTGTCCACCCGGCTGATCGCCGGAATGATCACAATCGTGCCGCTGTACTCGCTGTCGGTGCTCGCCGCGTTCTTCGCCGCCCGGTTCACCACGGTGTTCATCAACGGTCAGTCGGCGGGTCTGTACGACCACTACTTCAATACCTTCCTGATACCGAGTGACCTGTTGTGGTCCTTCCTTCAGGCGATCGTGATGGCGATCGCGGTGATGCTCGTCCATACCTATTACGGCTACAACGCATCCGGTGGGCCGGTCGGCGTGGGAATCGCAGTCGGCCAGGCCGTGCGCACCTCGCTGATCGTCGTCGTCACCATCACCCTGTTCATCTCCCTGGCCGTCTACGGCGCGTCCGGCAACTTCAACCTCTCCGGGTAG
- a CDS encoding MCE family protein, protein MSDAIPKHRRHVRIAAAILAAIVAAAVIFTYLSYTAAFTPTDTVSLTAPRAGLVMERDAKVKYRGIQIGKVTDIEYAGSEAKLTLSIKHGEIRYIPSNATVRIAGNTIFGAKSVEFQPPDQPEPTSLKPGSTVAAKDVQLEVNTLFQTLSDVLNKIDPVSLNATLSALGEGLRGHGDDAGAALSGLNSYLQQLNPKLPTLQEDFAKAAVVTNIYGDAGPDLARIIDNVPALNKTIVDEKANLNATLLAATGLANNGTATLEPAADDYIAAIQRLRAPLKVAGDYSPEFGCLLKGVSVATERFAPIIGGIRPGLFVNSNFLPGSPAYTYPESLPMVNASGGPNCRGLPDIPTKQYGGTWYRSPFVVTDNAYVPYQPNTEVQFDAPATLQFLFNGAFAERDRF, encoded by the coding sequence ATGTCAGACGCAATCCCCAAGCACCGGCGGCATGTGAGGATCGCTGCGGCGATCCTGGCAGCGATCGTGGCCGCCGCGGTGATCTTCACTTACCTGTCCTACACCGCCGCGTTCACGCCGACCGACACCGTCAGCCTGACCGCGCCGCGTGCCGGCCTGGTGATGGAGCGCGACGCCAAGGTGAAGTATCGCGGCATCCAGATCGGCAAGGTCACCGATATCGAGTACGCCGGCAGCGAGGCGAAGTTGACGCTGTCGATCAAGCACGGCGAGATTCGCTACATACCCTCCAATGCCACCGTCCGGATCGCAGGCAACACGATCTTCGGCGCCAAGTCGGTCGAGTTCCAGCCGCCCGATCAGCCCGAGCCCACGTCGTTGAAGCCGGGCAGCACCGTCGCTGCCAAGGATGTGCAGCTCGAGGTCAACACCCTGTTCCAGACGTTGTCGGACGTGCTCAACAAGATCGACCCGGTCAGCCTCAACGCCACGTTGAGCGCCCTCGGTGAGGGCTTGCGTGGCCATGGCGACGATGCAGGTGCGGCCTTGTCGGGCTTGAATTCCTATCTGCAGCAACTGAACCCGAAGCTGCCGACGCTGCAGGAGGACTTCGCCAAAGCCGCCGTGGTCACCAACATCTACGGCGACGCCGGGCCCGACCTGGCCCGGATCATCGACAACGTGCCGGCGCTGAACAAGACGATCGTCGACGAGAAGGCCAACCTCAATGCCACGCTGCTGGCGGCGACCGGGCTGGCCAACAACGGCACCGCCACGCTGGAGCCTGCGGCTGACGACTACATCGCGGCGATCCAGCGGTTGCGTGCCCCGCTGAAGGTGGCCGGCGACTACTCGCCCGAGTTCGGCTGTCTGCTGAAAGGCGTCTCCGTCGCAACGGAGCGATTCGCCCCGATCATCGGCGGCATCCGGCCCGGCCTCTTCGTCAACTCCAACTTCCTGCCAGGGTCCCCGGCGTACACCTATCCGGAGAGCCTGCCGATGGTGAACGCCTCCGGCGGGCCGAACTGCCGCGGCCTTCCCGACATACCCACCAAGCAGTACGGCGGTACCTGGTACCGCTCCCCGTTCGTGGTCACCGACAACGCCTACGTCCCGTACCAGCCGAACACCGAGGTGCAGTTCGACGCACCCGCGACGCTGCAGTTCTTGTTCAACGGCGCATTTGCGGAAAGGGACCGATTCTGA
- a CDS encoding MCE family protein, whose translation MTSGAGTDRTMLKVGIFTVAMVLVAAMLVVVFGEFRFASANTFHATFSDASRLKSGQDVRIAGVPVGKVNAVKLNPDNTVDVAFDVNKRYQLYSSSQAKVRYLNLVGDRYLEIASGPGELRKLAPGGTIPAQNTQPALDLDALLGGLRPVLKGLDGSKVNEISNAVIEMLQGQGGALANMLTSTSAFTQNLAARDQLIGDVITNLNTVLSTVDEKGTQFDTSVDELQKLITGLSEARDPIAGAIAPLASAENDLTAMLEKSRRPLQGVIENARPLAQRMDERKGDVNKVIEPLAENYLRLNALGAYGSFFNIFYCSVRLKVNGPAGSDILIPFGGPPDPSKGRCAPTND comes from the coding sequence ATGACGTCCGGTGCGGGTACTGATCGGACCATGCTCAAGGTCGGCATCTTTACCGTTGCGATGGTGTTGGTGGCGGCGATGCTGGTGGTGGTCTTCGGCGAGTTCCGCTTCGCCTCGGCCAACACCTTCCACGCCACGTTCAGCGACGCGTCGCGGCTGAAGTCCGGCCAGGACGTCCGCATCGCCGGGGTTCCGGTGGGCAAGGTCAACGCCGTGAAGCTCAACCCCGACAACACCGTCGATGTCGCTTTCGACGTCAACAAGCGGTATCAGCTCTACAGCTCGAGCCAGGCCAAGGTGCGCTACCTGAACCTCGTCGGCGATCGCTACCTGGAGATCGCCTCGGGCCCGGGGGAACTGCGCAAGCTGGCGCCCGGCGGGACGATCCCGGCGCAGAACACCCAGCCGGCCCTGGACCTCGATGCGCTACTGGGCGGACTGCGGCCGGTACTCAAGGGCCTGGACGGCTCGAAGGTCAACGAGATCTCCAACGCGGTGATCGAGATGCTGCAGGGCCAAGGCGGCGCGTTGGCGAACATGTTGACCAGCACCAGCGCCTTCACCCAGAACCTGGCCGCCCGCGATCAGCTGATCGGCGACGTGATCACCAACCTCAACACCGTGCTGAGCACGGTGGACGAGAAGGGCACTCAGTTCGACACCAGCGTCGATGAGCTGCAGAAGCTGATCACCGGTCTGTCCGAGGCCCGTGACCCGATCGCCGGTGCGATCGCACCGCTGGCCTCGGCCGAGAACGATCTGACCGCCATGCTGGAGAAGTCCCGCCGCCCGCTGCAGGGGGTCATCGAGAATGCCCGGCCGCTGGCGCAGCGCATGGACGAGCGGAAGGGCGATGTCAACAAGGTCATCGAGCCGCTGGCCGAGAACTACCTGCGGCTCAATGCGCTCGGCGCCTATGGCTCCTTCTTCAACATCTTCTACTGCTCGGTGCGGTTGAAGGTCAATGGACCGGCCGGCAGCGACATCCTGATTCCGTTCGGCGGCCCGCCGGACCCGTCCAAGGGGAGGTGTGCGCCGACCAATGACTAG
- a CDS encoding MCE family protein — translation MTSSHESNPVRTGILGIFVVACLVLVSFGYTGLPFFPQGKQFEAYFSDAGGISPGNDVNISGITVGKVTGIALAGDTAKVNFTVNRNIDVGDQSLVAIKTDTVLGQKSLAVTPKGFGTSTVIPLGRTTTPYTLNTALQDLGQNASELDKPKFEQALQTLTDTLRDATPQLRGALDGVTNLSRTINKRDEALEGLLTHAKRVSDLLANRAGQVNQLLTDGNQLFAALDERRQALSNLIAGIDDVSHQLSGFVADNRKEFKPALEKLNLVMDNLLERREHIGEALKRLPGYATALGEVVGSGPGFQINLYGLPPAGMAEVLLDTYFQPGKLPDSLSDMLRGYISERVIVRPKSP, via the coding sequence ATGACTAGTTCGCATGAGTCAAATCCCGTGCGCACCGGGATTCTCGGCATCTTCGTGGTGGCGTGCCTGGTCCTGGTGTCGTTCGGTTATACCGGCCTGCCGTTCTTCCCGCAGGGCAAGCAGTTCGAGGCCTACTTCAGCGATGCCGGTGGCATCTCGCCGGGCAACGACGTCAACATCTCGGGCATCACGGTCGGGAAGGTCACCGGGATCGCCCTGGCCGGCGACACCGCCAAGGTCAACTTCACCGTCAACCGCAACATCGATGTCGGCGACCAATCGCTGGTGGCGATCAAGACCGATACGGTGCTCGGCCAGAAGTCGCTTGCGGTGACCCCGAAGGGCTTCGGTACGTCGACTGTTATCCCATTGGGACGCACCACGACTCCGTACACGCTGAACACTGCGCTGCAGGACCTCGGGCAGAACGCCAGCGAGTTGGACAAGCCGAAGTTCGAGCAGGCGCTGCAGACGCTGACCGACACGTTGCGTGACGCCACCCCGCAGCTGCGTGGTGCACTGGACGGCGTCACGAACCTGTCCCGCACCATCAACAAGCGGGATGAGGCACTCGAGGGGCTGTTGACCCATGCCAAGCGGGTGTCGGATCTCCTGGCCAATCGGGCCGGGCAGGTCAACCAGCTGCTGACCGACGGCAATCAGCTGTTCGCCGCGCTCGATGAGCGCCGGCAGGCGCTGAGCAACTTGATCGCCGGTATCGACGATGTGTCGCATCAGCTTTCGGGATTCGTCGCGGACAACCGCAAGGAGTTCAAGCCCGCGCTGGAGAAGCTCAATCTGGTGATGGACAACCTGCTGGAACGGCGCGAGCACATCGGCGAGGCGCTCAAACGGTTGCCAGGGTATGCCACCGCGCTCGGCGAGGTGGTGGGCTCGGGTCCGGGCTTCCAGATCAACCTGTACGGTCTGCCGCCCGCCGGGATGGCCGAGGTGCTGCTGGACACCTACTTCCAGCCGGGCAAACTGCCTGACAGCCTGTCCGACATGTTGCGCGGTTATATTTCCGAACGGGTTATCGTGAGGCCGAAATCGCCATGA
- a CDS encoding MCE family protein → MTQDNSVSRRSRWVRIALAALLLVTLAVGVYQVWPSRTGPKLTAYFSNAVGIYPGDEVRIVGVPVGRIDSIEPRPSDVKIEMTLDRGIKVPADAKALIISPNLVAARFIQLTPAYTEGDEMAAGASIGLDRTGVPVEWDEVKEQLTQLSSQLGPQANSVQGPIAAFVNQAATTFDGNGDSFRNALRELSQTAGRLGDSRTDLFGTVKNLQILVDALSNSNEQIVQFTNHVASVSQVLADSASGLDQTLGTLNQALGDVRGFLNENNDALIAQVSKLGEFTQILTDHSDDIEQILHVTPNGLANFYNIYNPAQGTVGGLLTLPNFANPVQFLCGGNFDTGTSPDNYKRAEICRQRMAPVLRRITMNYPPMMFHPVNSITAYKGQIIYDTPGTEAKAQTPVPYLQWQNAPGVTPPQIPADATLSSLVLPPDAPASAPGAGVGPAPGPAGAPEPVAAPAPMPAEAGAGG, encoded by the coding sequence ATGACACAAGACAATTCGGTATCCCGCCGGAGCCGCTGGGTCCGTATCGCCCTGGCCGCGCTCCTGCTCGTGACGCTGGCGGTAGGCGTCTACCAGGTGTGGCCGTCGCGTACCGGCCCTAAGCTCACGGCCTACTTCAGCAATGCCGTCGGGATCTACCCAGGCGATGAGGTGCGGATCGTCGGCGTGCCGGTGGGCCGGATCGACTCGATCGAGCCGCGCCCGTCTGACGTCAAGATCGAGATGACCCTCGACCGCGGTATCAAGGTGCCCGCGGACGCCAAGGCGTTGATCATTTCGCCGAACCTGGTGGCGGCGCGGTTCATTCAGCTGACGCCGGCCTACACCGAGGGCGACGAGATGGCTGCGGGCGCGTCCATCGGCCTGGACCGCACCGGTGTTCCGGTCGAATGGGACGAGGTCAAGGAGCAACTCACCCAGCTCAGTTCGCAACTCGGACCGCAGGCGAACTCGGTGCAGGGCCCGATCGCGGCGTTCGTCAACCAGGCTGCGACCACGTTCGACGGAAACGGCGACTCTTTCCGCAATGCGTTGCGTGAGCTGTCGCAAACGGCTGGACGGCTGGGCGATTCGCGTACCGACCTGTTCGGCACGGTGAAGAACCTGCAGATTCTCGTCGACGCGCTGTCCAACAGCAACGAACAGATCGTGCAGTTCACCAATCACGTGGCGTCGGTGTCGCAGGTGCTGGCGGACAGCGCCAGTGGGCTCGACCAGACACTGGGAACGCTGAATCAAGCCCTCGGTGACGTCCGCGGTTTCCTGAACGAGAACAACGATGCGCTGATCGCCCAGGTGAGCAAGCTGGGAGAGTTCACCCAGATTCTCACCGACCACAGTGACGACATCGAACAGATCCTGCACGTCACGCCCAACGGCCTGGCGAACTTCTACAACATCTACAACCCGGCGCAGGGCACCGTTGGCGGGCTCCTGACCCTGCCGAACTTCGCCAACCCGGTGCAGTTCCTGTGCGGTGGCAACTTCGACACCGGTACCAGCCCGGACAACTACAAGCGCGCCGAGATCTGCCGGCAGCGGATGGCGCCGGTGCTGCGTCGCATCACGATGAACTATCCGCCGATGATGTTCCATCCCGTCAACAGCATCACCGCCTACAAGGGGCAGATCATCTACGACACCCCCGGAACTGAAGCAAAGGCGCAGACGCCGGTGCCGTACCTGCAGTGGCAGAACGCTCCCGGCGTGACCCCGCCGCAGATCCCGGCGGACGCAACATTGAGCTCGTTGGTTCTGCCGCCTGACGCGCCCGCGTCAGCACCCGGAGCGGGCGTGGGTCCCGCACCCGGACCTGCGGGTGCTCCGGAGCCCGTGGCCGCACCTGCGCCGATGCCAGCCGAGGCTGGTGCCGGCGGATGA
- a CDS encoding MCE family protein has protein sequence MMRGKALRGKASRIGGRTLAIGSGAMLLAGCQFGGLNSLNMPGTAGHGSGSYTVTVQLPDVATLPQNSPVMVHDVTVGSVSGVDAAQRPDGTFYAAVQLSLNGDVKLPENAVARVAQTSLLGSQHIALSDPVDEPPQGQLRQGSNISLDQTGRYPTTEEVLSSLGMVVNKGNLGALQDITDEAYAAVAGRAGTFTDLIPRLAELTASLDQQTGDIIAAADGLNRFASILARSQDNLGRTLDTLPGALKVLNDNRSNIVDAFTALRGFAEVGSRILSQTKDDFAADLKDLYPVIKALNDNADDFIKDLEFLPTFPFHYKYLRQAVRGDYLNVYVTFDLTLRRFGESIFTTGAFDPNMQHLSEVITPPDFLTGAMANLSGQAADPFKVPAGTATQHEEKP, from the coding sequence ATGATGAGGGGTAAAGCATTGAGGGGTAAGGCATCCCGGATCGGCGGTCGCACCCTGGCGATCGGCAGTGGCGCCATGCTGTTGGCCGGCTGCCAGTTCGGCGGTCTCAACTCGCTGAACATGCCCGGTACCGCCGGGCACGGGTCCGGCTCCTACACCGTCACGGTGCAGTTGCCCGACGTGGCGACCCTGCCGCAGAACTCGCCGGTGATGGTCCACGACGTCACCGTCGGCAGCGTGTCGGGTGTGGATGCGGCCCAGCGCCCGGACGGCACCTTCTATGCGGCGGTGCAACTGTCGCTGAATGGTGACGTGAAGCTCCCGGAGAATGCCGTTGCGCGGGTGGCCCAGACGTCACTGCTCGGGTCCCAGCACATTGCGCTGTCCGACCCGGTCGATGAGCCTCCGCAGGGGCAGCTGCGCCAGGGGTCCAACATCTCGCTGGATCAGACTGGTCGGTACCCCACCACCGAAGAGGTGTTGTCCTCGCTGGGCATGGTGGTCAACAAGGGCAATCTCGGTGCGCTGCAGGACATCACCGATGAGGCCTACGCGGCCGTCGCCGGGCGGGCCGGCACCTTCACCGACCTGATCCCGCGGCTGGCCGAGCTGACCGCGTCACTGGACCAGCAGACCGGTGACATCATCGCGGCTGCCGACGGGCTGAACCGGTTCGCGTCGATCCTGGCCCGCAGCCAGGACAACCTGGGCCGCACGCTCGACACGCTGCCCGGCGCGCTCAAGGTGCTCAACGACAACCGGTCCAACATCGTCGACGCGTTCACCGCCCTGCGTGGCTTCGCCGAGGTCGGTTCGCGGATCCTGTCGCAGACCAAGGACGATTTCGCGGCCGATCTCAAGGATCTCTATCCGGTGATCAAGGCGCTCAACGACAACGCCGACGACTTCATCAAGGACCTGGAGTTCCTTCCGACGTTCCCGTTCCACTACAAGTACCTGCGTCAGGCGGTGCGGGGTGACTACCTGAACGTGTACGTCACCTTCGACCTGACGCTGCGCCGGTTCGGTGAGTCGATCTTCACCACTGGGGCCTTCGACCCGAACATGCAGCACCTCAGCGAGGTGATCACTCCGCCAGACTTCCTGACCGGGGCGATGGCCAACCTGTCCGGCCAGGCCGCCGATCCGTTCAAGGTCCCGGCCGGAACCGCCACCCAGCACGAGGAGAAGCCGTAG
- a CDS encoding MCE family protein yields the protein MIDRLTRMQLMIFAVVTVLTVGAISLFYLHLPAAVGIGTYHVNANFLAGGGIYQNANVTYRGVTVGRVDSVGLAPDGVVAKMALNSSTAIPDNVVATVKSVSAVGEQYIDLVPPESPSTNKLRNGASIEQRNTRVGQDIAGMLHEADTLVTSIGNSRLQDLLRETFKAFNGSGPELARLIESSRLLIDEANANYGQTTQLIDQAGPFLEAQIRSGDNIRSLADGLARFTGEVNKADPQLRATLKTVPGATEAANTAFTGIRPTFPILAANLANFGRIGVIYSKSIEQALVIFPALISALNTVAGGAPADEGAKLDFKIHLQDPPPCNTGFIPATQIRSPADETLRELPPDLYCKTAQNDPAVVRGARNYPCMEFPGKRAPTIQLCRDPKGYVPLGSNPWRGPPVPYGTPIEDGRNILPPNKFPNIPPQVDPDPGPPAVHLPPGVEPGPGPAPHAPFPLPVPPNEPGTPPAPWPYFAPPDQVVPPYGRTPPPAAEAPAPAPGSDAPLPAEAPPLASPAGIGTYDQHSGVFAGADGGTGVYAAGADDLAPAETWVDLMLDPRQA from the coding sequence ATGATCGACCGGCTCACCCGTATGCAGCTGATGATCTTCGCGGTCGTCACGGTGCTCACCGTGGGTGCCATCTCGCTGTTCTATCTGCACCTGCCCGCTGCAGTGGGTATCGGCACCTATCACGTCAACGCCAACTTCCTGGCCGGTGGCGGGATCTACCAGAACGCCAACGTCACCTACCGTGGCGTCACGGTGGGACGGGTGGATTCGGTGGGCCTGGCCCCCGATGGTGTGGTCGCCAAGATGGCGCTCAACAGCAGTACGGCGATACCTGACAACGTCGTCGCCACGGTCAAGAGCGTTTCGGCGGTCGGTGAGCAGTACATCGATCTGGTTCCGCCGGAGTCACCGTCGACCAACAAGCTGCGCAATGGCGCCAGCATCGAACAGCGGAACACCCGGGTCGGCCAGGATATCGCCGGGATGCTGCACGAAGCCGACACCCTGGTCACCAGCATCGGCAACAGCCGGCTGCAGGATCTGCTGCGTGAGACGTTCAAGGCGTTCAACGGGTCGGGTCCCGAGCTCGCCCGGCTGATCGAATCCTCACGCCTGCTGATCGACGAGGCCAATGCCAACTACGGCCAGACCACTCAGCTGATCGACCAGGCCGGGCCGTTCCTGGAGGCCCAGATACGCAGCGGTGACAACATCCGGTCGCTCGCCGACGGGCTGGCCCGGTTCACCGGCGAGGTGAACAAGGCCGACCCGCAGCTGCGCGCCACCCTCAAGACCGTTCCGGGCGCCACCGAGGCGGCCAACACCGCGTTCACCGGTATCCGGCCGACATTCCCGATTCTGGCAGCCAACCTGGCCAACTTCGGCCGCATCGGGGTGATCTACAGCAAGTCGATCGAGCAGGCGCTGGTGATCTTCCCGGCGCTGATCTCTGCGCTGAACACCGTTGCCGGCGGGGCACCTGCCGACGAGGGCGCCAAGCTGGACTTCAAGATCCACCTGCAGGACCCACCGCCGTGCAATACCGGCTTCATTCCGGCGACCCAGATCCGGTCACCGGCCGATGAGACACTGCGCGAGCTTCCGCCCGATCTGTACTGCAAGACCGCGCAGAATGACCCTGCGGTGGTGCGCGGTGCACGCAACTACCCGTGCATGGAGTTCCCCGGAAAGCGGGCACCCACGATTCAGCTGTGCCGCGATCCCAAGGGCTATGTGCCATTGGGCAGCAACCCGTGGCGCGGCCCGCCGGTTCCGTACGGCACGCCGATCGAGGACGGGCGGAACATCCTGCCGCCCAACAAGTTCCCGAACATCCCGCCGCAGGTCGACCCGGATCCGGGCCCACCGGCCGTGCATCTACCGCCCGGGGTCGAACCCGGACCCGGCCCGGCGCCGCATGCGCCGTTCCCGCTGCCGGTGCCGCCGAACGAGCCGGGAACGCCCCCGGCGCCGTGGCCGTACTTCGCGCCGCCGGACCAGGTCGTGCCGCCGTATGGTCGGACACCTCCGCCCGCGGCAGAAGCACCTGCCCCCGCGCCGGGATCGGATGCGCCACTACCGGCCGAGGCACCACCTCTGGCCAGCCCGGCTGGGATCGGCACCTACGATCAACACAGTGGGGTCTTCGCTGGAGCTGATGGAGGCACGGGTGTGTATGCAGCCGGCGCCGACGATCTGGCTCCCGCGGAGACCTGGGTAGACCTGATGTTGGATCCAAGGCAGGCTTGA
- a CDS encoding mammalian cell entry protein: MTEETASNPRPVRRRASRAAGPTGAAADEVTTTTVLGGSSLGTVSRASKPTPLKAPARRRSHRTLVALVAAAVLGVATVTVGALSYVMFGQQRTVDAVQARDESFVDTGKQTVINMFSYTQDTIDESVNRFIDGTSGPLRDMMSQGSNADNLKALFRDTNASSEAVINGAALEKVDEIAGNASVLVAVRVTVTDVDGVNSPTRPYRLRVIVHEDDNGHMTGYDLKYPDGGN; the protein is encoded by the coding sequence ATGACTGAAGAAACGGCCTCGAACCCGAGGCCGGTGCGTAGGCGCGCGTCCAGGGCGGCCGGCCCGACCGGGGCCGCTGCCGACGAGGTGACCACAACCACGGTGCTGGGCGGATCCTCGCTCGGCACGGTGTCCAGGGCATCGAAACCCACGCCGCTCAAGGCGCCGGCCCGGCGGCGGTCTCACCGCACACTGGTGGCGCTGGTCGCGGCGGCGGTGCTGGGTGTGGCGACCGTGACGGTGGGTGCGCTGTCCTACGTGATGTTCGGTCAGCAGCGGACCGTGGACGCGGTGCAGGCCCGCGACGAGAGCTTCGTCGACACCGGCAAGCAGACCGTGATCAACATGTTCAGCTATACGCAGGACACGATCGACGAGAGCGTGAACCGCTTCATCGACGGCACCAGCGGCCCACTGCGCGACATGATGAGTCAGGGGAGCAACGCCGACAATCTCAAGGCGTTGTTCCGCGACACCAATGCCAGCTCTGAGGCTGTGATCAACGGCGCGGCGCTGGAGAAGGTCGACGAGATCGCCGGGAATGCCTCGGTACTGGTGGCGGTGCGCGTCACCGTCACCGACGTGGATGGCGTCAATTCACCGACCCGCCCGTACCGGCTGCGGGTGATCGTGCACGAGGACGACAACGGGCACATGACCGGATACGACCTCAAGTACCCCGACGGTGGAAACTAA